Proteins encoded together in one Desulfovibrio sp. UCD-KL4C window:
- the purU gene encoding formyltetrahydrofolate deformylase: MTSSKTSTAYLTVSCKDQPGIVAAVSGFLFSKNANIIHSDQHSSDPIGGRFFLRMEFHMKNFENKFEDFKKEFSKTVATKFDMSWTLTPAWIKTKTAILVSKFDHALMDLLWRAKRGELFTDITMVISNHPDLREAVEAFGITFHHIPVEKDKKEESEKKILELLDGKVDLIILARYMQILTSKLIESYPFKIINIHHSFLPAFVGADPYRRAGERGVKLIGATAHYVTEELDQGPIIEQDVIRVSHRHDIEELKVLGRDIERQVLSRAVKWHLSQRILVDGNKTVVFV; encoded by the coding sequence ATGACTTCATCAAAAACATCTACAGCATATCTTACAGTTTCATGTAAGGACCAGCCTGGAATTGTTGCGGCTGTTTCCGGATTTTTATTTTCTAAAAATGCCAACATAATACATTCAGATCAACACTCAAGTGATCCAATCGGCGGGCGTTTCTTCCTACGGATGGAATTTCACATGAAAAATTTTGAAAACAAATTTGAAGATTTCAAGAAAGAATTCTCTAAAACTGTCGCCACTAAATTTGACATGAGTTGGACCCTGACCCCTGCATGGATTAAAACAAAAACAGCTATTCTTGTTTCAAAATTTGATCATGCACTTATGGACCTTCTATGGCGAGCTAAGCGCGGAGAACTATTTACTGATATCACAATGGTTATAAGTAACCATCCGGACCTGCGCGAAGCCGTTGAAGCATTTGGAATTACTTTCCACCACATTCCAGTTGAAAAAGACAAAAAAGAAGAATCTGAAAAGAAAATCTTAGAACTTCTCGATGGTAAAGTGGATTTAATTATTCTTGCTCGTTATATGCAGATTCTCACTTCCAAACTTATTGAATCTTATCCTTTTAAAATAATTAATATTCACCATTCTTTCTTACCTGCTTTTGTCGGAGCGGATCCTTACCGCCGCGCAGGAGAAAGAGGCGTAAAGCTAATCGGAGCTACCGCTCATTACGTAACAGAAGAGCTAGATCAAGGCCCCATAATTGAACAGGATGTTATTCGAGTTTCACACAGGCATGATATTGAAGAGTTAAAAGTTTTAGGCCGCGACATTGAACGTCAGGTTCTTAGCCGCGCCGTTAAATGGCATCTATCTCAAAGAATTCTTGTTGACGGGAATAAAACGGTTGTTTTTGTATAG
- a CDS encoding ABC transporter ATP-binding protein, with protein MNTLLEVKDLRVKYGNIEALHGISFNVNEGEIVTLIGANGAGKTTTLLSVSRLPPPEAPKVISGDISWKGESILETPPHTIISDLHLALVPEGRHIFGNLTVEENLKLATYARKDSASEINEDYDRVFALFPRLAERRKQRSESLSGGEQQMLAVGRALMSKCTFIMLDEPSMGLAPLLMYDMFRTLKQLNQEGLTILLIEQNAHLALKFAHRGYVLDTGEIVAQGSSAELMENPEVKKAYLGG; from the coding sequence TTGAATACTCTACTTGAAGTCAAAGATCTCCGCGTTAAATACGGAAATATTGAGGCTCTTCACGGCATTTCTTTTAATGTTAATGAAGGTGAAATTGTTACGCTTATCGGTGCAAACGGCGCAGGTAAAACAACAACACTGCTATCAGTAAGCCGCCTTCCACCGCCGGAAGCACCTAAAGTGATCAGTGGTGATATTTCATGGAAAGGAGAATCCATTCTTGAAACTCCTCCACACACGATTATTTCCGATCTGCATTTGGCACTTGTTCCTGAAGGCAGGCATATTTTCGGCAACCTGACAGTTGAAGAAAATCTTAAGCTTGCGACATATGCACGCAAAGATTCAGCAAGCGAAATCAATGAGGATTATGATAGAGTTTTTGCATTATTCCCACGCCTTGCTGAGCGCAGAAAACAGCGCAGTGAATCACTTTCCGGTGGTGAACAGCAAATGCTGGCTGTCGGAAGAGCTTTGATGTCTAAGTGCACATTCATTATGCTTGATGAACCATCAATGGGACTTGCACCGCTCCTTATGTACGACATGTTCCGCACCCTGAAACAGCTCAATCAAGAAGGTCTTACCATCCTGCTGATTGAACAGAATGCTCACCTTGCGCTTAAATTTGCGCACAGAGGATATGTTCTCGATACAGGAGAAATTGTTGCACAGGGCAGTTCAGCCGAACTCATGGAAAACCCTGAAGTTAAAAAAGCCTACTTGGGCGGATAA
- a CDS encoding ABC transporter ATP-binding protein, whose translation MSLLSINGLTQRFGGLQAVSDFNIELEEGSLTSLIGPNGAGKTTIFNLISGFYQPTEGKITFNGTPTSGLKPHQVTTLGVARTFQNIRLWNDMSVLDNIRIAQHYRMGYGFFEAILRSKNYLLREKEIERISIELLEFMDLRQYANELPTNLPYGLQRRVEIARAMSIQPSLLLLDEPAAGLNSSDVEGLITLIKWIHDEFDITILMIEHQMKVVMSLCSWIKCIDFGTTIDEGTPEQIQSSATVIKAYLGDDSI comes from the coding sequence ATGTCGCTCTTAAGCATAAATGGTCTCACTCAAAGATTCGGTGGATTACAAGCCGTATCAGATTTTAACATTGAACTTGAAGAAGGTTCTTTAACAAGCCTTATCGGACCGAACGGAGCCGGCAAGACAACCATCTTCAACCTTATCTCGGGATTTTATCAGCCGACAGAAGGTAAAATTACTTTTAACGGAACCCCTACCAGCGGATTGAAACCGCACCAAGTTACAACTCTTGGGGTAGCTCGCACTTTCCAGAATATACGGCTTTGGAATGACATGAGCGTTTTGGATAATATACGTATCGCCCAGCATTATCGCATGGGATACGGTTTTTTTGAGGCTATTTTACGTAGTAAAAATTACCTTCTTAGAGAAAAAGAAATTGAAAGGATCTCAATCGAACTGTTAGAGTTCATGGACCTGCGTCAGTATGCAAACGAACTTCCTACTAATCTACCCTACGGATTACAACGCAGAGTAGAAATCGCCAGAGCCATGTCAATTCAGCCGTCACTACTCCTTTTGGATGAACCGGCAGCAGGACTTAACTCTTCTGATGTTGAAGGGCTGATCACGCTCATTAAGTGGATTCATGATGAGTTCGACATCACTATACTGATGATTGAACATCAAATGAAAGTTGTTATGTCCCTTTGTTCATGGATCAAATGTATCGATTTCGGCACAACCATTGACGAAGGAACACCTGAACAAATTCAGTCAAGTGCGACTGTTATTAAAGCATATTTGGGAGATGATTCAATTTGA
- a CDS encoding branched-chain amino acid ABC transporter permease has protein sequence MQKYSFNIGLWGMALILVVLSQIGALDFYIQSVIMFIGINIILSSSLNVVNGYMGEFSCGHAGFMCVGAYVSSVLSVILFSQNNIFGAPLLPPHLAIVGFPIVVIISGLVAGVTGLIVAIPSFKTRGDYLAIITIAANYMVISAIENIDVIGGPRGFMGMKRVVNSMTDVVNIPWMMIWVILGTFMSIWMIRRFVSSTYGKGIMAISQDEVAAEIMSVNTNKMKMAAFMLSSGLAGVAGALFAHVLGYVNPQSFNIMKSTECLVMVYLGGMGSLGGSVLSAILFTLMLELLRFIIPAIDTGLHLVNILPVTYHLSQVWKWVLIPLTLILLMQFRPEGLMGNKELPDLFPGLKKFYKFK, from the coding sequence ATGCAAAAGTATAGTTTTAATATCGGATTATGGGGAATGGCCCTTATTTTAGTGGTCCTTTCACAGATCGGCGCACTTGATTTTTATATTCAGTCGGTGATTATGTTCATCGGCATAAATATAATATTGTCGTCTAGTTTAAATGTAGTTAACGGATACATGGGCGAGTTCTCATGTGGTCATGCCGGATTTATGTGTGTCGGAGCATATGTCTCATCTGTTTTGAGTGTCATTTTATTCTCTCAAAACAATATCTTCGGAGCACCTCTTCTCCCTCCTCATTTAGCCATTGTGGGCTTCCCTATCGTGGTTATAATCTCAGGTCTTGTAGCAGGTGTAACCGGACTCATCGTTGCAATCCCCTCGTTTAAAACACGCGGTGACTACCTCGCTATTATCACAATTGCGGCTAACTATATGGTTATTTCTGCAATTGAAAATATTGACGTAATAGGTGGACCACGCGGCTTTATGGGAATGAAACGAGTGGTTAACTCAATGACTGATGTGGTCAATATCCCATGGATGATGATCTGGGTTATCCTCGGAACTTTCATGAGTATCTGGATGATTCGCAGATTTGTTTCTTCAACTTATGGAAAAGGCATCATGGCCATTTCTCAGGATGAAGTTGCAGCTGAGATTATGAGTGTTAACACTAACAAGATGAAGATGGCGGCTTTTATGCTCTCATCTGGTCTTGCCGGAGTTGCAGGAGCTCTGTTTGCTCATGTTCTGGGATATGTTAACCCACAGTCCTTCAACATTATGAAATCAACCGAATGTCTGGTCATGGTCTATCTCGGCGGAATGGGCTCCCTCGGCGGATCTGTTCTTTCAGCTATTCTATTTACCCTTATGCTTGAACTGCTCAGATTCATCATTCCGGCTATAGATACCGGCCTGCATTTAGTTAATATTCTTCCGGTAACTTACCACTTAAGTCAGGTATGGAAGTGGGTTTTAATCCCGCTGACTCTGATTCTGCTGATGCAGTTCAGGCCGGAAGGACTGATGGGGAACAAAGAACTGCCAGACCTATTCCCGGGGCTGAAAAAATTCTACAAATTTAAGTAG
- a CDS encoding branched-chain amino acid ABC transporter permease produces MDILIQNLLNALQWGSFYALIALGYTLVYGVLLLINFAHGDIFMVGAYIAFFVATFFLGIVDFSPWVTLALTVPLTMLLTAAVGVTLERIAYRPLRRKGAHRLYVVITALMCGLILENGNLALLGASRKKFPELLDKVVYTYGNISVTNLKIIVIFAAIAVFFLLEFIVTRTKIGMAMRGISYDKFAIPLMGIPIDSVIVFTFVLGSAMAGLAGLLFAMSYPILEPYMGALIGWKAFIAAVVGGIGDIRGAFLGGFLLGFIEVGVVAVFPSTYRDLFAFSILLMILWIKPTGIFGVAKTTKI; encoded by the coding sequence GTGGATATCCTCATCCAGAACCTGCTTAATGCTTTGCAATGGGGAAGTTTTTACGCCCTAATTGCTCTCGGATACACACTGGTTTACGGTGTTCTGCTCCTGATTAACTTCGCTCACGGCGATATTTTCATGGTCGGAGCGTACATCGCATTTTTTGTAGCTACTTTTTTTCTTGGTATCGTCGACTTCAGTCCATGGGTAACATTAGCTCTTACAGTTCCACTCACCATGCTGCTAACTGCTGCAGTGGGGGTTACTTTGGAAAGGATTGCCTACCGTCCTCTCAGAAGAAAAGGAGCTCACAGATTATATGTTGTTATTACAGCTTTGATGTGCGGCCTGATACTTGAAAACGGTAACTTAGCTCTGCTTGGAGCAAGCCGTAAGAAATTTCCTGAGCTGCTGGATAAAGTAGTTTACACATATGGAAATATTTCGGTCACCAACCTAAAAATTATTGTAATATTTGCCGCAATTGCGGTCTTCTTTCTCCTTGAGTTTATTGTCACCCGAACCAAAATCGGGATGGCAATGCGCGGTATTTCATATGACAAATTCGCTATCCCGCTCATGGGCATTCCCATAGACAGCGTCATTGTCTTTACCTTTGTTCTTGGATCAGCCATGGCAGGTCTTGCCGGACTTTTGTTTGCCATGTCTTACCCTATCCTTGAACCGTATATGGGTGCACTGATCGGCTGGAAAGCCTTTATTGCCGCCGTGGTCGGAGGAATTGGAGATATTCGCGGAGCATTTCTGGGAGGGTTCCTGCTTGGGTTTATCGAGGTAGGAGTTGTTGCGGTTTTCCCCTCTACATACAGAGATCTTTTTGCATTCTCAATTTTGCTGATGATTCTTTGGATAAAACCAACAGGAATCTTCGGTGTTGCCAAGACAACCAAGATTTAG
- a CDS encoding ABC transporter substrate-binding protein, producing MSKMILRTVLVVMVMSLAFIILTGCSKEEEKIKIGFNIPLTGDIPKVGEASRNAAEMLKEEINSQGGLEVGGKKIPLEFYYEDNESKAESAVNSALKLIEQNGVVAIIGPNSSKQAVPAGGTCNDNRTPMVSPWSTNPDTTKNRPWVFRAAFLDPFQGPVAVNFASKQFKATTAAVLFDISNDYSKGLAEIFKDVWEKKNGAGTVVAFESHGTKDQDFSAQLTKIINSKPNFIFIPDNYNQVALIVKQAHDLGWTGPFMGSDAWGSSELMTLCGKDCVGQYFSTHYAAAGAKGATKEFIDRYNDKFGETPDDVAALTWDATRLVLQAIQDAGSYSTDVKVERKAIRDAISNIKEFAGITGSMKFDEQGDPIKCAVVVRIDENGQFVFAESVCP from the coding sequence ATGAGTAAAATGATTTTAAGAACGGTTTTAGTTGTCATGGTGATGTCCCTTGCGTTCATCATTCTGACAGGTTGTTCTAAAGAGGAAGAGAAGATTAAAATTGGCTTCAATATCCCTCTTACAGGAGACATTCCTAAAGTTGGTGAAGCTTCCAGAAATGCAGCAGAAATGCTTAAGGAAGAAATCAACAGTCAGGGCGGCCTTGAAGTCGGTGGTAAAAAGATCCCTCTCGAATTTTATTATGAAGACAACGAATCCAAAGCTGAATCAGCCGTAAACTCTGCTCTTAAACTTATTGAGCAGAACGGAGTTGTTGCGATCATAGGACCTAACTCTTCCAAGCAGGCTGTCCCTGCTGGCGGAACATGTAATGACAACCGCACACCGATGGTTTCTCCATGGTCTACAAACCCTGATACGACTAAAAACCGTCCGTGGGTTTTCCGTGCAGCATTCCTTGATCCTTTCCAGGGCCCTGTTGCTGTAAACTTTGCTTCCAAGCAGTTTAAGGCAACAACAGCTGCAGTACTCTTCGATATTTCAAACGACTATTCAAAAGGTCTTGCTGAAATATTTAAAGATGTATGGGAAAAGAAAAACGGAGCTGGAACCGTTGTTGCTTTTGAATCTCACGGTACAAAAGATCAGGATTTCTCAGCTCAGCTCACTAAAATTATTAACTCCAAACCTAATTTCATCTTTATCCCAGACAACTACAACCAGGTAGCGTTAATTGTTAAACAGGCTCACGACCTCGGCTGGACCGGACCTTTCATGGGTTCTGACGCCTGGGGATCTTCTGAGCTCATGACTCTTTGCGGTAAAGACTGCGTAGGCCAGTACTTCTCAACTCACTACGCAGCAGCCGGTGCTAAGGGAGCTACCAAGGAATTCATCGACCGTTATAATGATAAATTCGGTGAAACTCCTGACGATGTAGCAGCTCTCACATGGGACGCAACACGTCTTGTTCTACAGGCAATTCAGGATGCAGGTTCATATAGCACTGATGTAAAAGTAGAACGCAAAGCTATTCGTGATGCTATCAGCAACATAAAAGAGTTTGCAGGAATCACTGGTTCAATGAAATTTGACGAACAGGGTGATCCAATTAAATGCGCAGTTGTTGTTCGCATTGATGAAAATGGCCAGTTTGTATTCGCAGAATCAGTCTGCCCTTAA
- a CDS encoding methyl-accepting chemotaxis protein, whose product MLKRLTVGQKIFCSFVIVAILFGLVSIESLKALNTSSEGFTTYRNYARESNLIGQIQVTLLEATTNVKDYIITDKDEYKAKHFASIQKLLKLIVTAEKSFLDQDRISNLLDVKQMIDVYEESFTEVARSQSLRSTLAEKDLIPKGNQMEDNFGQLINTLGKSEKNSEALFWCAKGIRHLILGRLYAAKFLGDSDNTHIKRSLKEMAELNIVTTKLSQILSAKNRKKLREIIQTSKSYVQILTQFTSLTEKRNNLIETELNVIGPKMDTAIKQAKDSVIIDQDKLGPELQNKNNRATTNVYFAGLCAVLLGGISAIIIGRNITIPLKKVVDAAYKIAEGDMPEEIDGTNRKDELGLLAKAFNKMTTSLKTMTVAMERIADSDLTLEVTPRSDIDTIGKALARMVENLKDDNRKIHDTVSILSSSLSQISAASAELTASAAETASAVAETNATVEEVKQTAHLSNEKSRQVAEVARKAIRTSQQGQKASEDAASGMMNIKLQMDTIATSIVKLAEQSQHIGDIIYVVNDLADQSNILAVNASIEASKAGEEGKGFTVVAREIRNLSDQSKQSVAQIQSILADIQKATSSAVMITEEGGKAVEVGANMSSQTGESILSLSSVINQSAQSSAQIAASSQEQLAGLDQVAVALGSIKQAGEQNLESSRQLEMAVRDLDLQAKSLQEMMDRVKLQ is encoded by the coding sequence ATGCTTAAACGGTTAACAGTAGGCCAAAAAATATTCTGCAGTTTTGTTATTGTAGCCATCTTATTTGGGCTTGTAAGCATAGAATCGCTTAAAGCTCTAAACACTTCATCCGAAGGATTCACTACTTACCGAAACTACGCGCGAGAATCCAATTTGATCGGTCAGATTCAAGTGACCCTGCTTGAAGCAACTACCAATGTTAAGGATTATATCATTACTGATAAAGATGAGTATAAAGCAAAGCATTTTGCCAGTATTCAGAAACTGCTCAAGCTCATTGTTACAGCTGAAAAAAGTTTTTTGGATCAAGATAGAATATCTAATCTTTTAGACGTCAAACAAATGATCGATGTATACGAAGAAAGTTTTACTGAGGTTGCAAGGTCTCAGTCTCTTCGTTCTACATTAGCAGAAAAAGATTTGATTCCTAAAGGGAATCAAATGGAAGATAATTTTGGGCAACTCATTAATACTCTGGGTAAATCAGAAAAAAATTCAGAAGCTCTCTTCTGGTGTGCCAAAGGAATAAGGCACCTTATTTTAGGGCGTCTTTATGCAGCCAAATTCTTAGGTGACAGTGATAACACACATATTAAAAGATCACTCAAAGAAATGGCTGAGCTTAATATTGTCACAACAAAATTATCACAAATTTTATCGGCTAAGAATCGCAAAAAACTGAGAGAAATAATTCAAACCAGCAAATCATATGTTCAAATTTTAACACAATTCACCTCTCTTACTGAAAAGCGAAATAATTTAATTGAGACCGAGTTGAATGTGATCGGACCTAAAATGGATACCGCTATCAAGCAGGCCAAAGACTCCGTAATTATTGATCAGGACAAACTTGGACCGGAGCTTCAAAATAAGAACAATCGCGCCACGACAAACGTCTATTTTGCAGGATTATGTGCAGTTTTGCTCGGTGGTATATCTGCGATAATAATAGGACGAAACATAACGATTCCACTAAAAAAAGTTGTTGATGCAGCATATAAAATTGCTGAAGGCGACATGCCGGAAGAAATTGATGGAACCAACAGAAAGGATGAACTTGGTCTGCTGGCAAAAGCTTTTAACAAAATGACTACTTCACTGAAAACAATGACTGTAGCCATGGAAAGAATTGCAGACTCTGATCTGACCTTGGAAGTAACGCCGCGTTCAGATATTGACACCATAGGAAAAGCCCTTGCACGTATGGTTGAAAATCTCAAAGACGATAACAGAAAAATTCATGATACTGTCAGCATTCTATCTTCTTCTCTCAGCCAAATTTCAGCAGCTTCAGCAGAACTGACTGCAAGTGCTGCCGAAACAGCAAGCGCAGTAGCTGAAACAAATGCAACAGTTGAAGAAGTTAAACAAACAGCCCACCTTTCAAATGAGAAATCAAGGCAAGTGGCTGAGGTTGCACGCAAAGCGATTAGAACCTCTCAGCAGGGACAAAAAGCTTCTGAAGACGCTGCATCCGGCATGATGAACATTAAGCTTCAAATGGATACCATTGCTACAAGCATTGTAAAGCTTGCCGAGCAGTCTCAACACATAGGTGACATTATCTATGTAGTTAATGACCTTGCAGACCAGTCCAATATCCTCGCCGTGAATGCTTCAATTGAAGCTTCTAAAGCGGGGGAAGAAGGAAAAGGATTCACAGTAGTCGCTCGCGAAATTAGAAACCTTTCTGATCAATCTAAACAATCTGTAGCTCAGATCCAATCTATACTTGCCGATATTCAAAAGGCAACAAGTTCTGCCGTTATGATTACTGAAGAAGGCGGAAAGGCTGTTGAAGTAGGCGCAAATATGTCATCTCAAACGGGAGAATCCATTCTCAGCTTGAGCTCGGTTATCAATCAGTCTGCTCAGTCCTCTGCACAGATTGCTGCTTCAAGCCAGGAGCAACTAGCCGGACTTGATCAAGTTGCAGTCGCCCTCGGCAGCATTAAGCAGGCTGGAGAGCAAAATCTCGAAAGTTCCAGACAGCTTGAAATGGCTGTAAGAGATTTAGACCTTCAAGCAAAGTCACTCCAAGAAATGATGGACCGTGTTAAACTTCAGTAA
- a CDS encoding aminotransferase class I/II-fold pyridoxal phosphate-dependent enzyme: MTEEIENDPTLQRFVEQSLEKLEQIEAELINLEKIHSPAGTSVAKIYAITLSLKESAALLDLDNISLIASNIGSVLDRIFKNEIPFTNDLLNIIIDIYDKLTELVSNTTLSSDYDIRAITIPLEESVKEAIASNQAAAPQKPNPTPVKEKPTTVTQTEEVEKVEEAKEKKPETSYVEPPIHNKSSYISAHDFKKKFNIKKEIDLSSNTNPLGVSKAVSNTIMNMANNCCGFENNMDDSLKFGLVQRHDVSEDNIIVANGAAEILDLALRLTVTPGIDHVLSYEFGLPEYSRVAALCGVELLRLPRSRNFSPPLDQIVTTANKNTAAVIITNPDIPSGYGMQAEELATMATLLPERTLLIIDERSVEFAWPEDDYSMLPFLSKIPNLIILRSFSWSFGMQGVRLGYALMSSERAQHIEDARLPLSISPLNLGAGIAALNHSEFYYSTIALIIKGRERVQKGLQELGCSVYPSQSNFVMFSGPIPAKELHDKMLDHGFKIKLLNEFGLKDLLTVSIGNNSRNRKFLAALRNILAE, translated from the coding sequence ATGACTGAAGAAATTGAAAATGATCCTACGTTACAGCGGTTTGTAGAGCAATCACTTGAAAAGCTAGAACAAATTGAAGCAGAGCTTATAAACCTTGAAAAAATACATTCCCCAGCAGGAACATCTGTTGCAAAAATCTACGCAATTACACTTTCTTTAAAAGAAAGTGCCGCGTTACTTGATCTTGATAATATAAGTCTCATTGCAAGTAATATAGGGTCTGTTCTTGACCGTATTTTTAAAAATGAAATTCCGTTTACGAATGACCTTTTAAACATAATTATTGATATTTATGACAAATTAACCGAGCTGGTCAGTAACACAACACTAAGTTCTGATTACGACATTCGGGCTATAACAATTCCGCTGGAGGAATCGGTAAAAGAGGCAATAGCATCGAACCAAGCAGCTGCCCCGCAGAAACCTAATCCGACTCCAGTAAAAGAAAAGCCTACAACTGTTACTCAAACGGAAGAAGTGGAAAAAGTGGAAGAAGCGAAAGAAAAAAAACCTGAAACCAGCTATGTAGAGCCACCAATTCATAATAAATCATCTTATATTTCAGCCCATGATTTCAAAAAAAAGTTTAATATTAAAAAAGAAATAGACCTTTCATCTAATACTAATCCACTTGGAGTTTCAAAAGCTGTTTCCAATACAATCATGAATATGGCTAATAATTGTTGCGGCTTTGAAAACAATATGGACGACAGTCTTAAATTCGGTCTGGTACAGCGTCATGACGTTTCCGAAGACAATATAATTGTTGCGAACGGAGCTGCCGAGATTCTCGATCTGGCTCTTCGCCTCACAGTAACACCCGGCATTGACCATGTACTCAGCTATGAATTCGGACTTCCTGAATATAGCAGGGTCGCAGCACTTTGCGGGGTCGAATTGCTTCGCCTACCACGATCACGCAATTTTTCTCCGCCACTTGACCAAATCGTTACTACTGCAAACAAAAATACTGCGGCGGTAATCATAACAAATCCCGATATTCCCTCAGGATATGGGATGCAGGCTGAAGAGCTTGCAACTATGGCAACACTTCTCCCTGAACGAACTTTGCTGATAATCGATGAAAGATCAGTAGAATTTGCATGGCCGGAAGACGATTACTCTATGCTGCCATTTTTAAGTAAAATACCCAATTTAATTATTCTACGCAGCTTTTCATGGTCATTCGGTATGCAAGGAGTCAGACTGGGATACGCACTTATGAGCTCTGAAAGAGCTCAGCATATCGAAGATGCAAGACTTCCACTGTCAATCAGTCCATTAAACCTCGGCGCAGGTATTGCTGCTCTTAACCATAGCGAATTTTATTACTCAACAATTGCTCTGATTATAAAAGGTAGAGAACGCGTACAAAAAGGCCTTCAGGAACTAGGATGTTCTGTCTACCCAAGTCAAAGCAACTTTGTAATGTTCAGCGGGCCCATTCCAGCGAAAGAATTGCATGATAAAATGCTGGATCACGGATTCAAAATTAAGCTGTTAAATGAATTCGGGCTTAAAGACCTGCTCACAGTTTCAATCGGTAACAACTCCCGCAATCGCAAGTTCCTTGCCGCACTGCGTAATATTTTAGCTGAATAA
- a CDS encoding ferritin family protein, with protein sequence MVAFFTASEVVELAMRIEQKGQAFYLLAADEAEDPSAKEFFDFFATEESKHEMFFRGMRDRIGHLEIPPGSDFEEYTQYVMALIDSHDVFNFDYTAGFKAGDFSFEDAVRIAMRFEKDTILLFNELKKMVPESEQGFVEECIDEERGHLRLLSSKLKD encoded by the coding sequence ATGGTAGCTTTTTTTACAGCCAGTGAAGTCGTTGAGCTGGCAATGAGAATTGAACAGAAAGGGCAGGCATTCTACCTGCTTGCAGCTGATGAAGCTGAAGATCCCAGTGCAAAAGAATTTTTTGATTTTTTTGCTACTGAAGAATCAAAGCATGAAATGTTTTTCAGAGGAATGCGGGACAGAATCGGTCATCTTGAAATTCCGCCTGGAAGCGATTTTGAAGAATATACTCAATATGTTATGGCGTTAATAGATTCCCATGATGTTTTTAACTTTGATTATACTGCCGGGTTTAAAGCAGGTGATTTCAGTTTTGAAGATGCGGTGAGAATTGCCATGAGATTTGAAAAAGATACAATTCTTCTTTTCAATGAACTTAAGAAAATGGTCCCAGAATCCGAACAGGGGTTTGTAGAGGAATGTATTGATGAAGAAAGAGGCCATCTGCGTCTTTTATCATCAAAACTAAAAGATTAA